A region of Natribaculum luteum DNA encodes the following proteins:
- a CDS encoding deoxyhypusine synthase — MDEDDSREHVVPGTDEELSGADVRGYDFRGAFDFDDLLDSYATTGFQATQLAEAIDIAEQMQEEDATIYLTFTSNIISSGLREVVAYLVREGYVDVIITTSGSLTEDVIKTAKPFKMGEWDADEAALRERGINRLGNIFVPSDRYVWLEEYLYDFFDDFFAEKKVRTPTAFARELGKTLDDEDSVLKQAADNDVPVYCPALTDAEVGNFLYYYRQGYDSDVGIEILDDYDSLIEQSLLADTTGLIAVGGGVPKHHAIMTNLFRGGADYVVYISTGVEGDGSLSGAPPNEAVSWGKIKEAEDNYTLVEAEATLVFPLLVAGAFKQ; from the coding sequence ATGGACGAAGACGACTCTCGAGAACACGTCGTTCCCGGAACCGACGAAGAGCTCTCCGGGGCCGACGTTCGCGGCTACGACTTCCGTGGCGCGTTCGACTTCGACGACCTGCTGGACTCGTACGCGACGACGGGATTCCAGGCGACACAGCTCGCCGAAGCGATCGACATCGCCGAGCAGATGCAGGAAGAAGACGCGACGATCTACCTCACGTTTACTTCGAACATCATCTCCTCGGGGCTCCGCGAGGTCGTCGCCTACCTCGTCCGGGAGGGCTACGTCGACGTCATCATCACGACCTCTGGGTCGCTGACCGAGGACGTCATCAAGACGGCGAAACCGTTCAAAATGGGCGAGTGGGACGCAGACGAGGCCGCACTCAGAGAGCGCGGCATCAATCGTCTCGGGAACATCTTCGTCCCGTCCGATCGGTACGTCTGGCTCGAGGAGTACCTCTATGACTTCTTCGACGACTTCTTCGCCGAGAAGAAGGTCCGGACGCCGACGGCGTTCGCACGGGAGCTGGGGAAGACGCTGGACGACGAGGACTCGGTGCTCAAACAGGCCGCGGACAACGACGTGCCGGTCTACTGTCCGGCACTGACCGACGCGGAGGTCGGGAACTTCCTCTATTACTACCGGCAGGGGTACGATTCGGATGTCGGAATCGAAATCTTAGACGACTACGATTCGCTCATCGAGCAGTCGCTGCTGGCCGACACGACCGGCCTGATCGCGGTGGGCGGCGGCGTGCCCAAACACCACGCGATCATGACGAATCTGTTCCGCGGCGGTGCCGACTACGTCGTCTACATCTCGACCGGCGTCGAGGGAGACGGATCGCTGTCGGGTGCTCCGCCGAACGAAGCGGTCTCGTGGGGGAAGATCAAGGAAGCCGAGGACAACTACACGCTCGTCGAGGCGGAAGCGACGCTCGTGTTCCCGCTTCTGGTCGCTGGCGCGTTCAAACAGTAG
- a CDS encoding DUF7124 domain-containing protein, producing the protein MTDSIDLDDLDVEDEEDEANYGDWIWRGEGDPADEPASPWADDRRSTDDVDPAGRADQDDRPEAGPTGERTSTPAVDDPANAEDAETATDSAGGANADRKAAPRVPRTSRGPVGIPKDAGGAGGTGGGSRTPSSGAKPDASGPHGGDADEMTMALTYDAIRGVEDPRYVIASAREWADWIGIVGEVSTPTIQKFQRDVGIDVDFFGGSATGPAERLADVDRRSMFYAERMVVVGPEDDAWIAKAADWEFVPLEEAAEKAGWELE; encoded by the coding sequence ATGACTGACAGCATCGACCTCGACGACCTCGACGTCGAGGACGAGGAGGACGAGGCCAACTACGGCGACTGGATCTGGCGCGGCGAGGGCGACCCGGCGGACGAACCCGCCTCCCCGTGGGCTGACGACCGACGGTCGACCGACGACGTGGACCCGGCAGGACGGGCCGACCAGGACGACCGCCCGGAGGCGGGACCGACGGGCGAACGGACCTCGACGCCGGCGGTGGACGATCCAGCAAACGCCGAAGACGCCGAGACGGCGACCGACTCCGCTGGCGGGGCGAACGCCGATCGAAAGGCTGCCCCGAGAGTGCCGAGGACGTCCCGGGGCCCCGTCGGAATACCGAAAGACGCCGGCGGCGCTGGCGGTACCGGCGGCGGGTCGAGGACCCCGTCCAGTGGTGCGAAACCGGACGCGTCCGGCCCCCACGGCGGCGACGCCGACGAGATGACGATGGCACTCACGTACGACGCGATCCGGGGGGTCGAGGATCCACGGTACGTGATCGCGAGCGCCAGGGAGTGGGCCGACTGGATCGGAATCGTCGGGGAGGTCTCGACGCCGACCATCCAGAAGTTCCAGCGGGACGTGGGGATCGACGTCGACTTCTTCGGCGGTTCGGCCACCGGGCCGGCCGAACGGCTCGCGGACGTCGACCGACGATCGATGTTCTACGCCGAGCGGATGGTCGTAGTCGGACCGGAGGACGACGCGTGGATCGCGAAAGCGGCCGACTGGGAGTTCGTGCCGCTCGAGGAGGCCGCCGAGAAGGCGGGCTGGGAACTCGAGTGA
- a CDS encoding DUF5830 family protein, with translation MDDRVERGLALLERLEHEQLPLSAAVDRIETVTTDPTVTRTILDEAELRGIIEREDGIVRPKSRQYVRFEQDVITKDGEFTCKRCGSSLSTGYFIDLDAGEIGPFGSSCIRKVTGRE, from the coding sequence ATGGACGACCGCGTCGAACGAGGGCTGGCACTCCTCGAGCGCCTCGAGCACGAACAGCTGCCGCTTTCGGCAGCCGTCGATCGGATCGAGACCGTGACGACCGACCCGACGGTGACCCGGACGATCCTCGACGAGGCGGAGCTCCGGGGGATCATCGAGCGCGAAGACGGGATCGTCCGCCCGAAGAGCCGCCAGTACGTCCGATTCGAGCAGGACGTGATCACGAAAGACGGCGAGTTCACCTGCAAGCGCTGTGGCTCGAGTCTCTCGACTGGCTACTTCATCGACCTCGACGCGGGAGAGATCGGGCCGTTCGGCTCGTCGTGTATTCGAAAGGTGACTGGTCGCGAGTGA
- a CDS encoding transcription factor S, translated as MGDDAEEESDTQEGRETPELDVSFEDVTGETELTESQEEPTDRFRGEDAESRPTTEVTCPRCGNDEAYWHLEQTRSADESETRFFECTECGYRWREYD; from the coding sequence ATGGGAGACGACGCCGAGGAAGAGAGCGACACCCAAGAAGGGCGTGAGACGCCCGAACTGGACGTGTCGTTCGAGGACGTCACCGGCGAGACCGAACTGACCGAATCCCAGGAGGAGCCGACCGATCGATTTCGTGGAGAGGACGCCGAGAGCCGTCCGACGACGGAGGTTACCTGTCCGCGCTGCGGGAACGACGAGGCCTACTGGCATCTCGAACAGACGCGTTCGGCTGACGAATCCGAAACCCGGTTTTTCGAGTGTACCGAGTGTGGCTACAGGTGGCGCGAGTACGATTGA
- a CDS encoding DUF7115 domain-containing protein, which yields MSVPGIVQSTLDDEEIAARVSLGGDDELYITPTRTIIYRAEGLLSDESVDEFPHDAERITLSEGRRKTRFSLEYPLDDVRDFAIPSSRTEEALHPVLAGVLNGNSITDPGETVVQTYRFSELTLIITSDRLVKHIGEAVWDGDFEQYHFDDVTNLSFEDGSVATQIVLEVDGRQQRIKAPNDRADEVRNRLEYALFEYYDVDSLAELNVHVGEDEDEDDEEPRDDPTTAFGDGVDPLDANPPEPEDDHEAQSGTAAVGSDPLAADLGDETSDEATAPVADGQTAATIETTTRTEDSSTDRTNQATSVEASGFDSPEPRTDPEVFERLDELEATVERQNELLKRHQETIEQLIAELRQGR from the coding sequence ATGAGTGTTCCCGGTATCGTACAGTCTACTCTCGACGACGAAGAAATCGCCGCCCGCGTCTCACTCGGCGGCGACGACGAACTCTACATTACGCCCACGAGGACGATCATCTACCGCGCCGAAGGACTGCTCAGCGACGAATCGGTCGACGAATTCCCACACGACGCCGAGCGGATCACCCTCTCGGAGGGACGGCGAAAGACGCGGTTCTCCCTCGAGTATCCCCTCGACGACGTCCGCGATTTCGCGATCCCCTCGAGTCGAACCGAAGAGGCGCTCCACCCCGTGCTCGCAGGCGTCCTCAACGGAAACAGCATCACGGATCCCGGCGAGACGGTGGTCCAGACCTACCGGTTCAGCGAACTCACGCTGATTATCACCAGCGACCGACTGGTCAAACACATCGGCGAAGCCGTCTGGGACGGCGACTTCGAGCAGTATCACTTCGACGACGTGACGAACCTCTCGTTCGAAGACGGTAGCGTAGCGACCCAGATCGTCCTCGAGGTCGACGGCCGCCAGCAGCGGATCAAGGCACCGAACGATCGGGCCGACGAGGTCCGAAACCGCCTCGAGTACGCGCTGTTCGAGTACTACGACGTCGATTCGCTCGCGGAACTCAACGTGCACGTCGGCGAGGACGAGGACGAGGACGACGAAGAGCCGCGCGACGATCCCACGACGGCCTTTGGCGACGGCGTCGACCCGCTCGACGCGAACCCGCCCGAACCCGAAGACGATCACGAGGCGCAGTCGGGTACGGCTGCCGTTGGGTCCGACCCGCTCGCAGCTGACCTCGGCGACGAGACCAGCGACGAGGCGACTGCGCCGGTCGCCGACGGTCAGACGGCCGCGACGATCGAAACGACGACCAGAACCGAGGATTCCTCGACCGACAGGACGAACCAGGCGACTTCCGTCGAGGCGAGCGGGTTCGACTCGCCGGAGCCACGTACCGATCCCGAAGTGTTCGAACGACTCGACGAACTCGAGGCGACGGTCGAACGGCAGAACGAGCTCCTGAAACGCCACCAGGAGACGATCGAGCAGTTGATCGCGGAGCTGCGACAGGGACGATAA
- a CDS encoding DUF7405 family protein, protein MTLRRNLLRRLTGLAGAVGLAGCFGRSEQGTVGPSADLPPNPRGDELPRRQHAWNERLAAREDGNRLLPRHFRILLLTLDGEPTEEDAATVERAIRTLEAAFDYGPEGLLHMLGWGSDYFERLDRLEASPVRHPQVLSRTDDPDLLSFDAALVLASDDPSHLNAVESAMFDSDSELAGETVEERLGDVLSIRTRRTGFTGDGLPADHADTDGVPSEIPSDVPNFMGVFSNVRGAQASEDRVTIEDGPYEGGTTMHLSHLRQSLDAWWGMDESERTERMFSPEFTPADVDALETDLPFTDNVTDHARDEGVVGHWEKVARVREDGEPLLLRRDFNTVDSGHAGVHFLSLQKDLEDFVTTRDAMNGWWLREEHESPGTVNDRENNGILDFVEVLSRANFYVPPRAERAFP, encoded by the coding sequence TTGGCGGGTGCCGTCGGACTGGCGGGGTGCTTCGGGCGCTCGGAGCAGGGAACCGTGGGACCGTCGGCCGACCTGCCGCCGAACCCTCGAGGGGACGAACTCCCGCGGCGCCAGCACGCGTGGAACGAGCGCCTCGCGGCCAGGGAGGACGGCAACCGGCTCCTTCCTCGCCACTTCCGGATCCTCCTTCTCACCCTCGACGGTGAGCCGACGGAAGAAGATGCCGCCACCGTCGAGCGCGCGATACGAACGCTCGAGGCCGCCTTCGACTACGGGCCCGAAGGACTGTTACACATGCTCGGGTGGGGCAGCGACTACTTCGAGCGACTGGATCGGCTCGAGGCCTCGCCGGTGCGCCACCCGCAGGTGCTGTCCCGCACCGACGACCCTGACCTGCTCTCGTTCGACGCCGCGCTCGTGCTCGCCAGCGACGATCCCTCTCACCTGAACGCGGTCGAGAGCGCGATGTTCGACTCGGACTCGGAACTCGCCGGTGAGACGGTCGAGGAGCGGCTTGGAGACGTGCTGTCGATCCGGACGCGCCGAACCGGGTTCACTGGTGACGGGTTGCCGGCCGACCACGCCGACACCGATGGCGTTCCCTCGGAGATTCCCTCGGACGTACCGAACTTTATGGGTGTCTTCTCGAACGTGAGAGGTGCCCAGGCGAGCGAGGACAGGGTCACCATCGAGGACGGGCCGTACGAGGGCGGGACCACGATGCACCTCTCACACCTCCGGCAGTCGCTCGACGCGTGGTGGGGGATGGACGAATCCGAGCGCACCGAGCGGATGTTCTCACCGGAGTTTACGCCGGCGGACGTCGACGCACTGGAGACAGACCTCCCGTTCACCGATAACGTCACCGACCACGCTCGTGACGAGGGCGTCGTCGGCCACTGGGAGAAAGTCGCTCGCGTCCGCGAGGACGGGGAACCGCTTCTCCTCCGGCGTGATTTTAATACCGTCGACAGCGGGCACGCCGGCGTTCACTTCCTCTCGCTCCAGAAAGACCTCGAGGACTTCGTGACGACGCGCGACGCCATGAACGGCTGGTGGCTGCGCGAGGAACACGAGTCGCCCGGGACCGTGAACGACCGGGAGAACAACGGCATTCTGGACTTCGTCGAGGTGCTGTCGAGAGCGAACTTCTACGTGCCGCCGCGAGCAGAGCGTGCGTTTCCGTGA
- a CDS encoding aldehyde ferredoxin oxidoreductase family protein: MTRTARILRVDLSDGSISSRPIPTAWLEKFVGGKGLGARYLYEELDPGTDPLSPENVLLFAVGPLTGYTPGEQRYAAITKSPLTGAFLDSYSGGSFPGRLAGSLGDHLLLAVTGEAERPVVLSVADGEATLESADDLWGADAEMTAERFPDAAVACVGQAGENGVRYATIASDGGEHHAGRGGAGTVMGAKKLKAVVARGSAPEGLTEIRERYGEAFAESDAGRWLAASDTLETVDFADQVGVLPTRGWQEGRFEGAEEIGIERVRETAHVRERPDDPVPGGFRVEVDDDESVPRGSTPIALGAGLGIDDFDAVATLGAICDRLAMDVISAGNAVAWAVRASQEGLLERDLAFGDETAARTLIEEIAHRSTPLGDALAKGVEGAAEQYGGEELIPTVKGMDLSSYDPRGAETMALAYATSDRGACHRRARPVEVEPVCGREWSSDEQVTTVIEEQNRRAVLWSLIADDFLEDVLRADLGAEWLAAVGYDHEPEDLALAGERIWTLVRLFNVRDGFSRADDELPAALTVPLEGGPSEGNAIDPAEFETLLEAYYARRGWDESGRPTRQLLERLDLVDVPDEETTVPQVPGTSSGEVSGDD; the protein is encoded by the coding sequence ATGACGCGTACCGCTCGGATTTTGCGGGTCGACCTCTCCGACGGTTCGATCTCGAGTCGTCCCATCCCCACAGCGTGGCTCGAGAAGTTCGTCGGGGGGAAGGGGCTGGGAGCCCGGTACCTGTACGAGGAACTCGACCCGGGCACCGATCCGCTCTCCCCGGAGAACGTTCTCCTCTTTGCGGTGGGGCCGCTGACCGGGTACACGCCCGGCGAGCAGCGATACGCAGCGATCACGAAGTCGCCGCTGACTGGAGCGTTTCTGGACTCGTACAGTGGGGGATCGTTTCCCGGACGGCTCGCGGGTTCGCTCGGCGACCACCTCCTTCTGGCGGTGACGGGCGAGGCCGAGCGTCCGGTCGTGCTGTCGGTCGCCGACGGCGAGGCGACGCTCGAGTCGGCCGACGACCTGTGGGGCGCAGACGCCGAGATGACCGCCGAACGGTTCCCCGACGCGGCCGTCGCGTGCGTCGGGCAGGCGGGCGAGAACGGGGTGCGGTACGCCACGATCGCCTCCGACGGGGGCGAACACCACGCCGGCCGCGGCGGAGCGGGAACGGTGATGGGTGCCAAGAAGCTGAAAGCGGTCGTCGCCCGCGGGTCGGCACCTGAAGGACTCACGGAGATCCGAGAGCGCTACGGGGAGGCCTTCGCCGAGAGCGACGCGGGCCGGTGGCTCGCGGCCAGCGACACGTTGGAGACGGTCGACTTCGCCGATCAGGTCGGCGTACTGCCGACTCGCGGGTGGCAGGAGGGACGATTCGAGGGGGCCGAAGAGATCGGAATCGAGCGGGTTCGGGAGACCGCACACGTTCGAGAGCGCCCGGACGATCCGGTCCCCGGCGGATTCCGCGTCGAAGTCGATGATGACGAGAGCGTCCCCCGTGGGTCGACGCCGATCGCGCTGGGTGCGGGACTGGGGATCGACGACTTCGACGCGGTGGCGACGCTGGGGGCGATCTGTGATCGACTCGCGATGGACGTGATCTCGGCTGGCAACGCGGTGGCGTGGGCAGTGCGGGCGAGCCAGGAGGGTCTGCTCGAGCGCGACCTGGCCTTCGGCGACGAGACGGCCGCCCGGACACTCATCGAAGAGATCGCCCACCGGTCGACGCCGCTGGGAGACGCGCTCGCGAAGGGCGTGGAAGGCGCAGCCGAGCAGTACGGAGGCGAGGAGCTGATCCCGACGGTCAAGGGGATGGACCTCTCCTCGTACGATCCGCGGGGCGCGGAGACGATGGCGCTCGCGTACGCCACCAGCGACCGGGGAGCGTGTCACCGCCGCGCCCGTCCGGTGGAGGTAGAGCCGGTCTGCGGCCGGGAGTGGAGTTCCGACGAGCAGGTCACCACGGTGATCGAAGAGCAAAATCGCCGCGCGGTGCTCTGGAGTTTGATCGCGGACGACTTCCTCGAGGACGTGTTGCGCGCCGATCTCGGTGCCGAGTGGCTGGCTGCCGTCGGGTACGACCACGAGCCGGAAGACCTGGCGCTCGCGGGAGAGCGGATCTGGACGCTGGTCCGGCTGTTCAACGTCCGAGATGGGTTTTCCCGGGCGGACGACGAACTGCCGGCGGCGCTGACGGTGCCGCTTGAGGGCGGGCCCAGCGAGGGGAACGCCATCGACCCCGCCGAGTTCGAGACGCTGCTCGAGGCGTATTACGCCCGGCGCGGCTGGGACGAATCGGGGCGTCCGACCCGACAGCTACTCGAGCGCCTGGACCTGGTTGACGTTCCGGACGAGGAGACGACGGTACCGCAGGTCCCCGGCACCTCCTCAGGCGAGGTGAGCGGGGATGACTGA